The Pseudomonas sp. MH9.2 genomic interval GCGTTCGGTGTGCTTGAACGCTTGCGCATCGGCAACTCCATGGCGCGTCGGCAACGCTGGGCCAGTTGGTTCATGACCCACTTGAGTGGCGCCCTGCCCTTTCGCGTAACCGTCAGCGGCGAGCTGCCGCGTGAGCCGATGCTGTGGGTCAGCAATCATGTGTCGTGGACCGATATCCCTTTGCTGGGGATGCTCGCCCCTCTGTCGTTTCTGTCCAAAGCTGAAGTGCGGACCTGGCCGGTGGCCGGCTGGCTGGCGTTGAAAGCGGGCACCTTGTTTATCCGTCGCGGTTCGGGCGATAGCCGATTGATCCAGCGACAAATGACCCGGCACTTGCAAGAAAATGATGCGCTGATGATTTTCCCCGAGGGCACCACCACCGACGGCCGCAGCCTGCGCACCTTCCATGGTCGCCTGCTGTCCAGCGCAATCGATGCAGGCGTGCCGTTGCAGCCGGTTGCCATTCGTTATCTGCGTGACGGCAAGCCTGACCCTATAGCGCCGTTCATCGGCGACGACGACCTGCTCTCACACCTGCGCCGTTTGTTCGCCAACGAGCAGGGTGATGTGCATATCCAGTTACTCCCTCCGATCGCCAGCCAACATCAAGAACGCGCTGCTTTGGCGTTTCAGGCTCAGCAAGCCGTGCACCTGGCCCTGTTTGGCGAGGTCGCTCAGCCAAGGGCTGAGCGCTCGGCCAAAGCAGCCTGAGCAAAATCCTGCAACAGCGGGTAAAACTCTGCGAAATCCGCACTCAATGGCTGATACAGCGCCTGCAATTCATGCATGGCGCCGGCCAATCCTTGCGGTCGCGACAGGCGTCGGGAAATCCCGCTCAGCACCTGCTCCAGCACCTCGAACTCCCGATAAGAGCCCAGCCAGTCCTGGGCCGCCATGCGCGGCGCGATCAGGGCCAGACGCTCCGGTAACGCCGGTTCGGCGGCCAGCACCCGATAAACCCTGGCGGTGAATGCATCCAGCGGTTGTTCGGCATACACCGCCCAGTCCCGCGCCAGGCAATGATCGAAAAACACATCCAGGACGATGCCGGCAAAACGCCGTCGCTCCAGCGGGAAGCGGGCGATGGACTGCTTGATCAGCGGGTGCGTATCGGTGAACGAATCAATGCTGCGATGCAGCTGGATCGCCGCTTCGAGTTCGGGGGTAAAACGTCCCGGCAGCGGTCCTTTGACGAAATCGCCGTACAGACTGCCGAGCAATTGCGCCGAGCGCTGACCGCCCAAGTGGAGGTGTGCGAGATAATTCATGAGCCCAGCGTACGCCTATTCCGCACCGAGGCCTATATCGATATAACCCGATATAGCGTTTTATGCGATGCTTAGCACCCATTCATATTTGTATATCGCGAAATATAGATATAAAGTTCGCTGAATCGCGATATACCGCTATACACGGATTTGAGAACGACATGTCTATCGACCTCGACGAAATAATAAAAGCGCTGGCCCACCCTGTTCGCCGCGAAATACTCGCGTGGCTCAAAGACCCTCACGCCTGCTTTCCCAATCAGGATCACTCGCTGGACAACGGCGTTTGCGCCGGACAGATCGACCAACGTGCCGGCCTCTCCCAGTCCACCGTTTCTGCGCACTTGGCGGTCCTGCAACGTGCCGGTCTGATCACCAACAAAAAGGTCGGCCAATGGCACTTTTTCAAACGCAACGAAGACGCCATCCAGGCGTTCCTGCAAGAAATGAACAAGCAGCTCTGATTTCTTCCCACTTTTCAGGAGACGCTTCGTGCCTCTTTCGCTACTAATGCTGGCCTTGAGCGCCTTCGCTATTGGCACCACGGAATTCGTGATCATGGGGCTGCTGCCCGATGTCGCGGCTGACCTCGGTGTCTCGATCCCTGGCGCTGGCTGGCTAGTGACCGGTTACGCCCTGGGCGTGGCTATCGGCGCGCCGTTCATGGCCCTGGTCACCGCCAGATTGCCCCGTAAGGCCGCACTGGTTTCGCTGATGGTGATTTTCATCATCGGCAACCTGCTCTGCGCCCTCGCCAGCGACTACAACCTGCTGATGTTCGCCCGGATTGTCACCGCCCTGTGTCACGGTGCATTTTTCGGTATCGGCTCGGTCGTTGCGGCCAACCTGGTCGCGCCCAATCGTCGCGCTTCGGCCGTCGCCATGATGTTCACCGGTTTGACCCTGGCCAACGTCCTGGGCGTGCCACTGGGCACCGCGCTGGGGCAGTTGGCGGGCTGGCGTTCGACCTTCTGGGCGGTGACGCTGCTCGGCGTGATCTCGTTGATCGGTTTGATCCGCTTCCTGCCGGCCAAACATGACGAGGAAAAACTCGACATGCGTGCCGAACTGGCCGCCCTGACTGGCGCCGGAATCTGGCTATCACTGAGCATGACCGTGTTGTTCGCCGCGTCCGTGTTCACCCTGTTCACCTACATCGCCCCATTGCTCGGCGACGTCACCGGGGTATCACCCAGCGGCGTGACCTGGACCCTGCTGCTGATCGGCCTGGGTTTGACCCTGGGCAATGTGATTGGCGGCAAGCTGGCCGACCGCAACATGTCGCTGACCCTGATCGGCGTGTTCATCGTCATGGCGGTGGTCTCCACCGTGCTGACCTGGACCAGCACCGCGCTCATTCCAACTGAAATAACCCTGTTCCTCTGGGCCACCGCCAGCTTCGCAGCCGTGCCCGCCCTGCAAGTGAACGTGATGACCTTCGGCAAGGCCGCGCCCAACCTGATTTCGACCCTGAACATCGGCGCCTTCAACATCGGCAACGCCCTGGGCGCCTGGGTGGGTGGGAGCGTAATCGCACACGGCTTCGGCTTGACCCGCGTGCCTGTGGCCGCTGCAGCGCTGGCGGTGCTCGCACTGCTGGTGACCCTGCTTACTTTTCGCCAGAGCGTTAACCCCGATCTGGCACCTGCTACCGACTGATCCTTAGAGGGTTCTACACCATGACCACTATTTTTGACCCGATTACACTGGGCGATCTGAAATTGCCGAACCGCATCATCATGGCGCCGCTGACCCGCTGCCGCGCCGATGAAGGTCGCGTCCCCAATGCACTGATGGCTGAGTATTACGTTCAGCGCGCCTCGGCGGGCCTGATCATCAGCGAAGCGACCTCGGTCACGCCAATGGGCGTCGGCTACCCTGACACGCCCGGTATTTGGTCCAACGACCAGGTACGGGGCTGGAGCAACATTACCAAAGCCGTGCACGCTGCAGGCGGCCGTATCGTTTTGCAACTGTGGCACGTTGGCCGGATTTCCCATCCGTCGTACCTCAACGGTGAAACCCCGGTCGCTCCGAGCGCGATTGCCCCTGCGGGCCACGTCAGCCTGGTTCGTCCACTGTCTGACTACCCGGTACCGCGCGCCCTGGAAACCGCTGAAATCGCCGAGATCGTCGATGCTTACCGCGTAGGAGCGGAACACGCCAAGGCCGCCGGTTTCGACGGTGTCGAAGTCCACGGTGCCAACGGTTACCTGCTCGATCAGTTCCTGCAAAGCAGCACCAACCACCGCACCGACGAATACGGCGGCTCGCTGGAAAATCGTGCACGCCTGATGCTGGAAGTGACCGATGCGGTGATCGAAGTCTGGGGCGCGGGCCGTGTCGGCATGCACCTGGCGCCACGTGCCGACTCCCATGACATGGGCGACGAGAACCTGTCCGAAACCTTCACCTACGTAGCCCGTGAACTGGGCAAGCGTGGGATCGCGTTTATCTGCTCCCGTGAAAAAGAAGCTGGCGACAGCCTTGGCCCACAGCTGAAAAAAGCCTTCGGCGGCCAGTACATCGCCAACGAACGCTTCACCAAAGACAGCGCCAACGCCTGGCTGGCCAGTGGCAAAGCCGATGCCGTTGCGTTCGGCGTGCCGTTCATCGCCAACCCGGATCTGCCGGAGCGTCTGCAACAAGATGCACCGCTAAACCCCGCACATCTGGAAACTTTCTACAGTAAGGGCCCGGTCGGTTATATCGATTACCCACGAATGTAAGACGTTCACGCCACACTAAAAAAGCCCCGATTCTTAGAGCCGGGGCTTTTTATCTAATGACCACACAAACAACTAGCGCCCATTACAAACAGCGCCAGAGCAGTCAATATGTATTCCCGCGCGCCCTACGCACGCTTGCCGACGGGTTTACCGTCTGCGTCGGTTACCGTGCCATCTTCATATTCAAAAGTGCCGTCAACATGACGCATCACTTTGTCTGCCGAGTAATACCACCTTCCATCCGGGTACTTGATATCACCGGCAGGGTCTTTGATTGACCCATCCGGATACTCGGTCGTCCCGTCTGCGTATTGTTTACTTCCATCTGGATGAGTCACTGTCTTGTTAGCGTCATCGATTACTTTCCCATCGGGAAGTGTAACGGTCGACGTTTCGTTATTGACCACGGTTCCATCGGCCAGCTTAACGATGGGAGCGGGCTGGCCAGTGGACAAATCCTTGATGGTGGAAGCGATCGAAAAGGCGTTAGCGGCTATATCAAAGGAAGTGCTAACGCTTTCCAGGATACTGCGGGGCGCCGGTTTTTCCGGAAGCTCTCGGGCTGGCAAGCCCGCCTGATCGACGTGAGGCTTGGCGGGCGGAGCTTTTGGCTTGTCCAAGACCATCGGTGGCCTGGCGGGTGGAGCTTTTGGCTTGTCCAGGGAAATCGATGGTTTGGCTGGAGGGCCTTTTGGCTTGTCCAGAGTCAGCGGTGGCTTGGTTGAAGGGCCCTTGGGCTTATCTTTGGACGTCGACGTTTTGTCCCCGGACGTATCTTTTTTTATCGGCTTTTTAAACTTATCACCAGGCGGTCTGGCAGGGGACGCAATCAAAGCTTCCGCATGAGGAACATCAGTCCCAAGGCCAGAGCCAATACTATCGAGTGGTGCATTCATCACATTTTCCTTTTACCCGGCCCGCAACAAATAGCCTGACCGGGTGTTAATTATTTATCGCAAGGTTATTTATTTAACGGGTATGCAGCACTTCAATAACCCGCTTCGACCCAGAACAACTCAGTCGCTAAAGACACCTTACAAAATAACTAACAAAAGACAAGCCTCTCCACGGCTCATTATCAAGAAACATCAATAAACAGAAAAGCCCCACACGCAACCGAGCTAATTCCAATCACTGTAAATACTTAGGGCCACGCTGCGCACCGGTTTTATCGATACACCAATGCGTGCGCGCCTTTATGTGCTCACTGCTGACTAACGGGCGTTAATCTGCTGTTGCAGATTCTGAATCTGGCTTTGCAAGGTACTGATGTTGCGCGTGACTTGCCCACGGAACGCATCAAACTCAGCGGTACTGCCACCTTGAGCCGCAGCAGCCGGACGATTGTCCTGCTCGCTCTTGAGCACCAATACCTCTTGCTCAAGACGGTCGATGGCCACACTTGGATTGCCCTGCTTTTTCAGCGCGGCCACATCAGCGCTCAGGCTTTTCATCTGGGCATCAAGCTGGGCTTGAATGGACTGCGTGGACTTCACGTCGGGCTGGGCACCTTTCAATGCCGCCAGTTCGCTACCCAGGCTTTTCACTTGCTCTTCTAGCTGAGCATTGGCGGTCTGCAACTGGGCAGTCTGCGCAGACATCTGCTCCAGACGCTTGCCCAAGCCACTTTGTTGGCCGACGACGCCCTCTTGCTGTTTGTCCTGATCGTTCAGTTTGCTTTCCAGCTTCTGAATTTGCAGTTTCAACGCCTCACTGCCATTGCTGGCGACCGACTGGGTTGCCACCACTTTCCCGGAGATATCCTGTAACCGCCCTGCTGCTTCCTCGCTGATGCGAGCAAAGCTTTCCTGAGTCGCAACCAGTTGCTGCTCCATCAACGAAACCTGCTGAAAACTCCACCAGGCCAGCCCAGCGAAGGCAATGAACAATGCGCCGACCAACGCCCAGATAGGCCCGGTGTTGGCGCGGTTGACCTTTACCACTGGCGTGCTGCGCGAATACACCGTCGTGCGCTCACGAGCAGCGGCGGTCGGTGCAAAATCGTCATCGTCGTCTTTGGCACTGAGGTTCGGCACATCATGGAAGTCATCGTGCGGGTCGTTACGCATGGTTAAACCTTTTGGAAGCTGCTGGAAACTGAAAAGGATTGCAGTATAACCACTGACCCGCCGACCAAGAGGTCCTGCTTCAAATCGACTGTTGCGCTTTCCACCAGCCACAAAACTCGTCCAGTGCCGTCCACAGGCTGACCCGTGGCTGATAGTCCAGATAATGCTGGGCCCGGCTGATGTCTAACGTGAAATCCTTGCTCATCATCTGCACGCCCAGCCGCGACAACGTCGGTTCCGGGCGCCCGGGCCACAACAGGCAAGCCCCCTCGTTCAAGGCGGCGGCGCTGTAAGCCAGCGCATAGGAGCGGTAGCGGGTGACTTGCGGCAGTTCCATCTGACGCATCACATAGTTCACCACATCCCACAGTGGAACCGGCATGCCGTTGCTGATGTTGTAGGCCTTGCCCAAGGCGGAACCGGCCGCCAGCAGACTGCTGAGCAGTGCGTCATTGAGGTTCTGGATGCTGGTGAAGTCGACCTTGTTCAGGCCATTGCCGACAATCGATAGGCGTTTTTTGCGCTGCATGTTCAACAGCCGCGGGAAGATGCTGTTGTCGCCTGCGCCCGTGACAAAACGCGGGCGCAAGGCGATGACTTCCAGCCCGAACTCTTCGGCACCGAAAACCTTTTGCTCTGCCAGGTATTTGGTCGCCGCATAATGATTGATGAAGCGCCTGGGCACCTGTTCTTCCTTGATCCCCAGATGCGAATGACCGTCGAAGTAAATCGACGGCGACGACAGATGCACCAACCGCCGCACCTGCTGCTTGAGGCAGCCTTCGACGATGTTTTCCGTCACTTGCACGTTGCCTTGCTGAAAGTCCTGACGTCGACCCCAAACCCCCACGGCTCCGGCGCAATGCACCACAGCTTCGACGTCATGGCATAGCCGCTGTACCAGTTCGGGATCGGACAAATCACCCTGAATGAATTCCGCACCACGGCGCACCAGATGCTCGACGCCCTCGGCACGACGGCCGTTGACCCGCACGGTAAAGCCCTGCTCTAACGCGAAACGCGCAAAGCGTCCGCCGATGAAGCCGCTTGCGCCGGTGACCAGAATCTTCATTTACCGCTCCGTTAACTGTGTGTGTGTGTTCATTACGTGTGTTGTTTATTGCGTGGCTCGAAGCAAGTGACGCTCACGAAATGTTAAGCGGCACTAGCCATTGACCTGCCCGGTGGGTCAGATGCTCCGTCAACTGCGTCAGCAACTGACCGCCATTGCGCCAATAATGCCAATACAACGGGACATCGATGGGGTGATCAGCCAACAGTTCCACCAACAGGCCGCGCTGCATCTGATCACGCACCTGCTCCTGCGGCACCAGCCCCCAACCGAGCCCCGCTTCGGCCATGCGCAGAAACCCTTCGGACGACGGACACAAATGATGCTCGAAGCCACCCTCCACGCCCAGCGATGCCAGGTAACGGTGCTGAAGAAAGTCATCGGGACCAAACACCAGCGCCGGTGAGCGCGCCAATTGCACGGCGGCAACACCCTGCGGAAAGTGCCGGGTGATAAAACCGGGACTGGCCACGGCACGATAGCGCATGGCACCCAGTAACACGCTGCGCGCGCCTGCCACCGGGCGCTCGGTGCCGCACACACAAGCGGCCACTTCACCGGCACGCATCCGTTTGAGGCCCACGTCCTGGTCCTCGACCACCAGGTCCAGCAATAGATGCTGCTCGGCGCAAAAATCCCCGACTGCGGCTGCCCACCATGTCGCCAGACTGTCGGCGTTAAGCGCGATGCGCAGGCGTTCGGGCATGCCTTCTTCGTCCAGTGCTGGCACCTGGCTTTGCAGGTCTCGTTCAAGCAGACGCACCTGCTGCACATGGTTGAGCAAGCGTCGGCCAATCTCTGTCGGGCTCGGCGGGGTGGCACGGATCAACACGGGCTGACCGACCCGCGCCTCAAGCAATTTGATCCGTTGCGATACCGCTGATTGGGACAGGCCCAGGACCTGAGCGCCACGCTCGAAACCCGCCTGCTCGACGACAGCCGCCAAAGCGGAGAGCAATTTATAGTCGAACATCATTTTCTCTAATGAGTGATGAGTATTATTTGTTTTTCTTATACAGCCAAGCACCCCACACTCGCCACACAAACTGCATCAACCAAGGAATTACGTCTCCATTTTTGACGCCGATGGCCGCGCAAACATGAGTAGCTTTACAGAGGAATGACGGATATGTGGCAAAGTTATCTCAATGGCCTGTTGGTGGCCGCTGGGCTGATCATGGCGATCGGCACGCAAAACGCGTTCGTCCTCGCACAAAGCCTGCGCCGCGAACAT includes:
- a CDS encoding lysophospholipid acyltransferase family protein gives rise to the protein MSRVRGYARVARVLWVIALGLTIAGAFGVLERLRIGNSMARRQRWASWFMTHLSGALPFRVTVSGELPREPMLWVSNHVSWTDIPLLGMLAPLSFLSKAEVRTWPVAGWLALKAGTLFIRRGSGDSRLIQRQMTRHLQENDALMIFPEGTTTDGRSLRTFHGRLLSSAIDAGVPLQPVAIRYLRDGKPDPIAPFIGDDDLLSHLRRLFANEQGDVHIQLLPPIASQHQERAALAFQAQQAVHLALFGEVAQPRAERSAKAA
- a CDS encoding ACP phosphodiesterase translates to MNYLAHLHLGGQRSAQLLGSLYGDFVKGPLPGRFTPELEAAIQLHRSIDSFTDTHPLIKQSIARFPLERRRFAGIVLDVFFDHCLARDWAVYAEQPLDAFTARVYRVLAAEPALPERLALIAPRMAAQDWLGSYREFEVLEQVLSGISRRLSRPQGLAGAMHELQALYQPLSADFAEFYPLLQDFAQAALAERSALG
- a CDS encoding helix-turn-helix transcriptional regulator translates to MSIDLDEIIKALAHPVRREILAWLKDPHACFPNQDHSLDNGVCAGQIDQRAGLSQSTVSAHLAVLQRAGLITNKKVGQWHFFKRNEDAIQAFLQEMNKQL
- a CDS encoding MFS transporter; this encodes MPLSLLMLALSAFAIGTTEFVIMGLLPDVAADLGVSIPGAGWLVTGYALGVAIGAPFMALVTARLPRKAALVSLMVIFIIGNLLCALASDYNLLMFARIVTALCHGAFFGIGSVVAANLVAPNRRASAVAMMFTGLTLANVLGVPLGTALGQLAGWRSTFWAVTLLGVISLIGLIRFLPAKHDEEKLDMRAELAALTGAGIWLSLSMTVLFAASVFTLFTYIAPLLGDVTGVSPSGVTWTLLLIGLGLTLGNVIGGKLADRNMSLTLIGVFIVMAVVSTVLTWTSTALIPTEITLFLWATASFAAVPALQVNVMTFGKAAPNLISTLNIGAFNIGNALGAWVGGSVIAHGFGLTRVPVAAAALAVLALLVTLLTFRQSVNPDLAPATD
- a CDS encoding alkene reductase encodes the protein MTTIFDPITLGDLKLPNRIIMAPLTRCRADEGRVPNALMAEYYVQRASAGLIISEATSVTPMGVGYPDTPGIWSNDQVRGWSNITKAVHAAGGRIVLQLWHVGRISHPSYLNGETPVAPSAIAPAGHVSLVRPLSDYPVPRALETAEIAEIVDAYRVGAEHAKAAGFDGVEVHGANGYLLDQFLQSSTNHRTDEYGGSLENRARLMLEVTDAVIEVWGAGRVGMHLAPRADSHDMGDENLSETFTYVARELGKRGIAFICSREKEAGDSLGPQLKKAFGGQYIANERFTKDSANAWLASGKADAVAFGVPFIANPDLPERLQQDAPLNPAHLETFYSKGPVGYIDYPRM
- a CDS encoding ATPase; amino-acid sequence: MRNDPHDDFHDVPNLSAKDDDDDFAPTAAARERTTVYSRSTPVVKVNRANTGPIWALVGALFIAFAGLAWWSFQQVSLMEQQLVATQESFARISEEAAGRLQDISGKVVATQSVASNGSEALKLQIQKLESKLNDQDKQQEGVVGQQSGLGKRLEQMSAQTAQLQTANAQLEEQVKSLGSELAALKGAQPDVKSTQSIQAQLDAQMKSLSADVAALKKQGNPSVAIDRLEQEVLVLKSEQDNRPAAAAQGGSTAEFDAFRGQVTRNISTLQSQIQNLQQQINAR
- a CDS encoding NAD(P)-dependent oxidoreductase → MKILVTGASGFIGGRFARFALEQGFTVRVNGRRAEGVEHLVRRGAEFIQGDLSDPELVQRLCHDVEAVVHCAGAVGVWGRRQDFQQGNVQVTENIVEGCLKQQVRRLVHLSSPSIYFDGHSHLGIKEEQVPRRFINHYAATKYLAEQKVFGAEEFGLEVIALRPRFVTGAGDNSIFPRLLNMQRKKRLSIVGNGLNKVDFTSIQNLNDALLSSLLAAGSALGKAYNISNGMPVPLWDVVNYVMRQMELPQVTRYRSYALAYSAAALNEGACLLWPGRPEPTLSRLGVQMMSKDFTLDISRAQHYLDYQPRVSLWTALDEFCGWWKAQQSI
- a CDS encoding LysR family transcriptional regulator ArgP, which gives rise to MFDYKLLSALAAVVEQAGFERGAQVLGLSQSAVSQRIKLLEARVGQPVLIRATPPSPTEIGRRLLNHVQQVRLLERDLQSQVPALDEEGMPERLRIALNADSLATWWAAAVGDFCAEQHLLLDLVVEDQDVGLKRMRAGEVAACVCGTERPVAGARSVLLGAMRYRAVASPGFITRHFPQGVAAVQLARSPALVFGPDDFLQHRYLASLGVEGGFEHHLCPSSEGFLRMAEAGLGWGLVPQEQVRDQMQRGLLVELLADHPIDVPLYWHYWRNGGQLLTQLTEHLTHRAGQWLVPLNIS